AATGCATACCGATCCTTCTGGCGGTCTCATCAGGCTCCGGGTAGATAAATTCCAAAAGGTCGGTCTCTTCGTAGACAAAATGAGCGATATCATCGAATCGAACAAAGGAGTCGCCGCTGGTTCTCGGCATTTTCGGGTTAATCTGGGCAATAACCATCTTGGAGTTTTCAAACACGGTGCGGTTGATATCGACATTTATGCCCAGGGAACAGAAACCAAATTTGTCAGGGGGGCTTAACTGCAGGAGGGCCACATCGATCCGCATCTGGCCGGTCGTGATCATTTCGGGAATATCGGACAAAGAGATCGGGATATAGTCGGCCTTGCCTTCGTTGACTGCCTGGCGAATGGAATTGCCGACAAAAAAGGCTTGATGCCGATAGAGAGAGGGTTCAAGGTCATCAAAAAACTTGTTATCCGATAGGGTGAGAAAGTGAACCAGCTCACAGTCTGTGAACAGCCGTTTGTTCAGCACCAACTGTTCAGTGAGCCTGATTGGTTCACTGCAGCCGGTTCCGATAAAAATTCTTGACCCGGGTTTTATGAAGCGATGCAGATCTTCGGCATTGATTTCAAGCTCTTTGTTTTGTTTGCGCCAGTTAGGGGTAGGCATTAGTGTGCAGAATTCCTGATGTCAGAGTCTTTTCATTCTTGCGCAGGGAGATAATCATATAAATCTCAAAGATCCCACTTGTAAAAAAGGCTACAGGATATCTTGCGTGAGATCAAATTATTCTGTTTCATCGTTTTTTTTATGCGGGGCAGATCCATGCAACAGTTTACTGAGCCCTGCAAAAGGCGAGTGGGTGGCTATCGGTCCTTTTTCGGTATCCGACCTTTGAGTATTCTGCCATTCGGACTCCAGGGAGCGGGAATGTTCGTTGTCGTGGCAGTAGATGCACAACAACTCCCAGTTGCTGCCGTCCGGGGGATTGTTCTTGTAATTATGATCCTTGTGATGGACGGTGAGTTCGGGGAGTTTTTTGCCGGAAAATTCCCGGGCGCATTTGGCACATACCCACGGGAAGAGCTTCAGCGCCTGATTTCGGTATTCTTGATTTTTCATTTTCTCTTCTCACCGTATGGCCGGAAATTTATTTTAAGTACAACGAGCCAGCAGAATACATTTGATCAGGTTGACGGTCTCAGGCCGGATCGACTTTCCCTGGCAGTTTTAGGCTAAATTAGCCGGTTTTATCTGTCATGTGAAGCTGATTTTTTTGTTTCTGCTCACTTGTTCGTAATCCATTCATTCAGTGCCAATTATTTCTGCGGCGCTCCGTCCTGCAAGCCAGCCGGTTGAGAATGCCGCCTGCAGATTGTAGCCACCGGTGTCAGCCTGAATGTCCAGCAATTCTCCTGCAATGAACAGGCCCTTTATTTTTCTGGATTCCATGGTCCTGGGGTCAATCTCCCGGGTATCTATGCCGCCGGCAGTAATAATTGCCTCGGCAAAGGGTCTGTAGCCGACAACCTCCAGCCGGAAATCCTTGAGCCAGCTCCTGAGGCGCATGCGTTGTTTTGCCGAGAGGTTGCCGGCCGGGAGATCGG
The Pseudomonadota bacterium DNA segment above includes these coding regions:
- a CDS encoding YajD family HNH nuclease, with product MKNQEYRNQALKLFPWVCAKCAREFSGKKLPELTVHHKDHNYKNNPPDGSNWELLCIYCHDNEHSRSLESEWQNTQRSDTEKGPIATHSPFAGLSKLLHGSAPHKKNDETE